From the genome of Vibrio navarrensis, one region includes:
- the cobA gene encoding uroporphyrinogen-III C-methyltransferase — protein MKSITLTSVQTKGFVFLVGAGPGDPDLLTVKGYRVIQQADVVVYDRLVSAEILALASENAERIYVGKKLDYHCVPQEQINQILVDKALEGKRVVRLKGGDSFIFGRGGEELEALAEHGIRFEVVPGITAAAGATAYAGIPLTHRDHAQSVQFITGHIQKDGKEIEWASLAQANTTLVFYMGLKQSGYIAQKLLENGLDANMACAIIENGTRREQKVLRGALQDLPALAQQAVSPALIVVGSVTALHEKLKWFA, from the coding sequence ATGAAGTCAATTACGCTCACTTCCGTTCAAACTAAAGGCTTTGTTTTTCTGGTCGGTGCAGGGCCCGGTGACCCAGATCTTTTGACCGTAAAAGGGTATCGCGTTATTCAACAAGCGGACGTGGTGGTTTACGACCGTTTGGTTTCCGCTGAAATTCTTGCTCTCGCTAGTGAAAACGCCGAGAGAATTTACGTCGGCAAAAAGCTCGATTATCACTGCGTGCCTCAAGAGCAAATCAACCAAATTTTGGTCGATAAGGCATTAGAGGGTAAACGGGTCGTGCGCCTTAAAGGCGGGGACTCGTTTATTTTTGGTCGAGGCGGAGAAGAGCTCGAGGCATTGGCTGAACACGGTATTCGCTTTGAGGTGGTTCCCGGAATTACCGCTGCCGCCGGGGCTACCGCCTACGCGGGGATTCCGCTGACCCATCGCGATCACGCGCAGAGTGTGCAGTTTATTACGGGCCACATTCAAAAAGATGGCAAAGAGATCGAATGGGCGTCACTGGCGCAAGCCAATACCACTTTGGTGTTTTATATGGGGCTCAAGCAGTCGGGTTACATCGCACAGAAACTACTGGAAAATGGATTGGATGCCAATATGGCGTGTGCGATTATCGAAAACGGTACGCGCCGCGAGCAAAAAGTGCTGCGTGGAGCCTTACAAGATTTGCCAGCTCTTGCCCAGCAAGCAGTGAGCCCTGCACTGATCGTGGTCGGCAGTGTCACGGCTTTGCACGAAAAACTGAAATGGTTCGCTTAA
- the cspE gene encoding transcription antiterminator/RNA stability regulator CspE, whose amino-acid sequence MSGKMTGTVKWFNETKGFGFISQDNGGKDVFVHFRSIVSDGFKTLAEGQKVSFNVEQGQKGPQASEVTVL is encoded by the coding sequence ATGTCTGGAAAAATGACAGGTACAGTAAAATGGTTCAACGAAACTAAAGGCTTTGGTTTCATCTCTCAAGACAACGGCGGCAAGGACGTTTTCGTTCACTTCCGTTCAATCGTTTCTGACGGTTTCAAAACTCTGGCTGAAGGCCAAAAAGTTAGCTTCAACGTTGAGCAAGGCCAAAAAGGTCCTCAAGCTTCTGAAGTAACTGTACTGTAA
- a CDS encoding HD domain-containing phosphohydrolase: MLDYLRLNQIASQNKEIVTLLDELFQQLCDAFPPLSRFSVVLLGDKQASNYYVQDRLIGTDVSTELDFAEHALTTDSSLTHLAFSSAVRIVNDLRQMTPTKRVTRLIALGHKSSYAVPLSYRNKTLGFLFYNAKVTHYFTNQDVQKDLAFLSNLISQLFIHLHENQKHFQAALSVALNMGHARDPETKEHLIRMGKYSELLARLLSQQHPEISHQFIHRIRLYAPFHDIGKYKIPDHVLFSDKRFTDEERCIMNMHTIYGEEIIEQVVHLSDAELVSQDEIAFIKHIVRHHHEHFDGAGLPDQLCADAIPLEARIVTLADVFDALLSRRAYKPEWSVDAVVDFIRAHTGQMFDPQCVAVLLGNLDQFLAIREKYLDKEEQPGKCVA, translated from the coding sequence ATGTTGGACTACCTCAGGCTTAACCAAATTGCATCGCAAAACAAAGAGATCGTCACTCTCTTAGACGAGTTGTTCCAGCAACTGTGCGACGCATTTCCACCGTTGTCGCGCTTTTCGGTTGTGCTGCTGGGGGATAAACAAGCATCCAATTACTATGTGCAAGATAGGCTAATTGGTACGGATGTCTCAACTGAGCTGGATTTTGCAGAGCATGCGTTAACGACCGATTCTTCGCTTACTCATCTTGCCTTCAGCAGTGCTGTTCGCATTGTCAATGACTTGCGGCAGATGACACCGACCAAACGAGTGACGAGGCTGATAGCACTTGGCCATAAAAGCAGCTATGCCGTCCCGTTGAGTTATCGTAACAAGACACTTGGATTTCTGTTTTATAACGCCAAGGTGACCCACTACTTCACCAATCAAGACGTGCAAAAAGATCTGGCTTTTCTTTCCAACCTCATTAGTCAGCTTTTCATCCATCTACATGAAAATCAAAAACACTTTCAGGCGGCGTTGAGCGTTGCACTCAATATGGGACACGCTCGCGATCCCGAGACAAAAGAACACCTCATCCGCATGGGCAAATACAGCGAACTGCTGGCAAGGCTGCTTTCTCAGCAGCATCCCGAAATCAGCCATCAATTCATCCACCGTATACGGCTTTACGCCCCCTTCCACGATATCGGCAAATACAAAATTCCCGACCATGTGCTGTTTAGTGACAAGCGTTTTACCGATGAAGAGCGTTGCATTATGAACATGCATACAATTTACGGAGAGGAGATCATTGAACAAGTGGTGCATCTCTCAGATGCCGAGCTGGTGTCACAAGATGAAATTGCATTTATCAAACACATTGTGCGTCATCATCATGAACATTTTGATGGTGCTGGGCTACCAGACCAACTTTGTGCGGATGCCATCCCTCTTGAAGCTCGCATCGTCACATTAGCGGATGTCTTTGATGCGCTGCTTAGCCGCAGAGCTTACAAACCAGAATGGTCGGTTGATGCTGTAGTGGATTTTATTCGCGCTCATACAGGCCAAATGTTCGACCCACAGTGCGTGGCCGTTTTACTTGGCAATTTGGATCAGTTTTTGGCGATTCGAGAAAAATATTTAGATAAAGAGGAACAGCCGGGAAAGTGCGTCGCGTAG
- a CDS encoding methyl-accepting chemotaxis protein: protein MNHLSFKNKIIALIIAIITLTIVTSYFSVNYFISHYIEESDSKNITHNVDLIQRKIEAELNGKLSLANSLNFSMMDISETKESSGFDKIVKIVNGYAFDDTGNMSDEDAQLYIDLAENHPSETVVSPVSMNNGVPMITFSIKRIDDSVDFFVFNLSQFSKVITDYASEGSYAELIANGSTIFSNKHGNNLTPIVRSISFAGQQWDLVGYIDLDSIQANTDQLNWMITLALLVCAAGIILVSVPLLHVSFKPLARLQVVVAGLSQGNGDLTQRIDIESQDEIGRISHSINLFIERLQQMFIEVADSSKGIDHAVANLGAQSSSNISTLNQHTQETEQAITAIEEMSATASAIAQSADEAAKLTDRTNRYAEESKQSVTGAVHSVNDLVTQVVSMSDTITRMSDDTKQINSVLQVIGDIAEQTNLLALNAAIEAARAGEQGRGFAVVADEVRALAARTQQSTAQINEMLAKLKSTTENVVNEMGSTRTRCEETAERTNHVMDTLNVVTDSVAQINNLNTLVATSAMEQRQVTDEVSKNMAAIQEIIRQLNSNAAQTNSVSDELDDTSQALSAVVNRFKVR from the coding sequence ATGAATCACCTTTCCTTTAAAAATAAGATCATTGCACTGATCATCGCAATCATCACATTAACCATCGTCACCTCCTATTTCAGCGTCAATTACTTCATCAGCCACTATATAGAAGAATCTGACAGCAAAAACATTACCCATAACGTCGATCTTATCCAGCGTAAAATTGAGGCTGAGCTAAACGGTAAACTGTCACTGGCAAACAGTTTAAATTTCAGCATGATGGACATCAGCGAAACCAAAGAGAGTTCGGGTTTTGACAAGATAGTCAAAATCGTCAACGGCTACGCATTTGACGATACAGGCAATATGAGCGACGAGGATGCTCAGCTGTACATCGACTTGGCAGAAAACCACCCTAGCGAAACCGTCGTCAGCCCAGTTAGCATGAATAACGGCGTACCGATGATTACCTTTTCTATCAAGCGCATTGATGATTCGGTTGATTTCTTTGTCTTTAATTTAAGCCAATTTAGCAAAGTCATTACTGACTACGCCAGTGAAGGCAGTTACGCCGAATTGATCGCGAATGGCAGCACCATTTTCAGCAATAAGCACGGCAACAATCTCACGCCGATTGTGCGTAGCATCTCGTTTGCCGGACAGCAATGGGATCTGGTCGGCTACATCGATCTCGATAGCATCCAAGCCAATACTGACCAACTCAACTGGATGATCACCCTCGCCCTGTTAGTGTGTGCCGCAGGTATTATTCTGGTTAGCGTGCCACTGCTGCATGTGTCATTCAAACCGCTTGCCCGCTTGCAAGTGGTGGTGGCTGGTCTTTCGCAAGGCAATGGCGATCTGACTCAACGTATTGATATTGAAAGCCAAGATGAGATCGGACGTATCTCTCACTCGATCAACTTGTTTATTGAACGTCTGCAACAGATGTTTATCGAAGTGGCCGACTCTTCGAAAGGCATCGACCACGCAGTAGCCAACTTGGGCGCGCAATCCAGCTCTAATATTTCTACGCTCAATCAGCACACTCAAGAAACCGAGCAAGCCATCACTGCGATTGAGGAGATGAGCGCGACCGCCAGCGCCATTGCCCAAAGCGCTGACGAAGCGGCGAAACTGACCGACAGAACCAATCGCTACGCTGAAGAGTCGAAGCAGAGTGTTACGGGCGCCGTGCACAGCGTGAACGATTTGGTCACGCAAGTGGTGTCGATGTCAGACACCATTACGCGGATGAGTGACGATACCAAGCAGATCAATTCAGTATTGCAAGTGATTGGCGATATCGCAGAGCAAACCAATTTGCTTGCCCTCAACGCGGCGATCGAAGCAGCGCGCGCAGGGGAACAAGGTCGTGGTTTTGCCGTGGTCGCAGACGAAGTTCGCGCCTTAGCGGCGAGAACTCAGCAAAGTACAGCGCAAATTAATGAGATGCTGGCCAAGCTAAAATCCACCACAGAAAACGTGGTAAATGAAATGGGCTCGACGCGCACACGTTGTGAAGAGACCGCCGAACGAACTAATCATGTGATGGATACCCTCAATGTGGTGACCGACTCAGTCGCACAAATCAATAATCTCAACACACTGGTGGCTACCTCCGCAATGGAGCAGCGCCAAGTGACCGATGAGGTGAGCAAGAACATGGCCGCCATTCAAGAAATCATTCGTCAGCTAAACAGCAATGCCGCCCAGACTAACTCGGTCAGTGATGAACTCGATGACACCTCTCAGGCACTTTCTGCGGTCGTCAATCGCTTTAAAGTACGTTGA
- a CDS encoding sulfite exporter TauE/SafE family protein, giving the protein MDILLLFFAGVFGGVLNSIAGGGSFITFPALMAVGVPPVIANATNTFASCAGYLSGAWGFRHELSRHRDVLPRSILVSLMGGVLGAVLLLTTEENDFLTAIPWLLLFATLLFIFGPNINRRLAQGSHAKKSSFTRQILPAAFLLLVSAYGGFFNAGLGIVALGYLSLCGYHDIHLMNGLKLLISSCVSLVAVAIFIWHGSIDWLNGIAVLVGSLAGGYISAMASKYIARLWIQRFVALSSLLITGYFFIEVYA; this is encoded by the coding sequence ATGGATATTCTTCTACTTTTCTTCGCTGGCGTGTTTGGCGGTGTGCTCAACTCCATTGCGGGCGGCGGCAGTTTCATTACGTTCCCAGCACTCATGGCGGTTGGCGTGCCGCCTGTTATCGCAAACGCCACCAATACATTTGCCTCTTGTGCTGGTTACCTCAGTGGTGCTTGGGGTTTTCGCCATGAACTGAGTCGTCATCGCGATGTGTTGCCAAGAAGCATCCTAGTCAGCCTAATGGGCGGCGTGCTTGGCGCCGTTCTGCTGCTGACCACCGAAGAAAATGACTTTCTGACTGCGATTCCTTGGCTGCTGCTCTTCGCCACCTTGCTGTTTATCTTTGGGCCAAATATCAATCGCCGCCTTGCTCAAGGTTCACACGCGAAAAAATCGAGCTTCACCCGCCAAATCTTACCTGCTGCTTTTTTACTTCTGGTCTCGGCTTACGGAGGCTTTTTTAATGCCGGGCTAGGCATCGTCGCCCTTGGCTATCTGAGCCTTTGCGGTTATCACGATATTCATCTGATGAACGGCCTCAAGCTGCTCATTTCTAGCTGCGTTTCTCTGGTCGCTGTGGCTATTTTTATATGGCATGGTTCGATTGATTGGCTAAATGGCATAGCGGTGCTGGTGGGCAGCTTAGCTGGCGGTTACATTTCAGCGATGGCGTCCAAATATATTGCCCGCCTCTGGATTCAACGCTTTGTGGCGCTCTCTTCTTTGTTGATCACGGGTTACTTTTTTATCGAGGTTTATGCCTGA
- a CDS encoding tripartite tricarboxylate transporter permease, which translates to MLDGILQGLSTAVMPMNLLMVIVGCFVGTFIGMLPGLGPISAIALMIPITYGLEPASGMILMAGVYYGAIFGGSTSSILINAPGCSSTVVTAFDGYPMAQKGQAGKALALAAYASFTGGTLSAIMLLIAAPALATVSLSFQSSDYFALMLVGLSAVAAFAGKGQVLKAWMMTILGLMLSTVGIDKGVGVERFTFGLTDLMDGFSFLLLAMATFALGETLMGILKPEQDTRGEEQNKLSNIGSMKISKEELKEAAPVSIRSSLLGFFTGVLPGAGATIAAFLSYGMERNLAPKEKKEEFGKGSLRGLVAPESANNAASSGSFVPLLTLGIPGSGTTAIMLGALIAYGIQPGPRLFVDHPDVFWSVIISMYVGNIVLLVLNLPLIPYISRLLAVPKTVLLPMILFFSITGVYLVSFNTMDVFVMLLVAIGAIALRLANFPLAPLLLGFILGGLMEENLRRALMISDGQLSFLWERPITLVFTLLAVVMLTSPLWVTVYQKLKPSGNKTAQTAK; encoded by the coding sequence ATGTTAGATGGAATTTTGCAAGGCCTTTCAACGGCGGTAATGCCGATGAACCTTTTGATGGTGATTGTTGGCTGTTTTGTTGGCACCTTCATCGGTATGTTGCCGGGGCTTGGCCCGATTTCGGCGATTGCGCTGATGATCCCAATCACCTACGGACTCGAACCCGCTTCAGGCATGATCTTGATGGCCGGGGTCTATTATGGCGCTATTTTTGGTGGCTCCACTTCGTCGATTTTGATCAACGCTCCCGGCTGTTCTTCCACTGTTGTAACGGCCTTTGATGGCTACCCAATGGCGCAAAAAGGCCAAGCGGGTAAAGCGCTAGCACTGGCTGCGTATGCTTCGTTTACCGGCGGAACGCTCTCCGCCATCATGCTATTAATCGCCGCGCCAGCGCTCGCGACCGTCTCGCTCAGTTTTCAATCTTCAGACTATTTTGCACTGATGTTGGTTGGCCTCTCTGCGGTGGCAGCGTTTGCGGGCAAAGGCCAAGTACTTAAAGCTTGGATGATGACCATTCTCGGGCTGATGCTTTCAACCGTGGGCATAGATAAAGGCGTCGGTGTTGAGCGTTTTACATTCGGCCTCACCGACTTGATGGATGGCTTTAGCTTCCTTCTGCTTGCCATGGCGACATTCGCACTCGGTGAAACCTTAATGGGCATTTTAAAGCCAGAACAAGACACTCGCGGCGAAGAACAAAACAAACTCAGCAACATCGGCTCAATGAAAATCAGCAAAGAAGAGCTCAAAGAAGCAGCCCCGGTTTCCATTCGCTCATCGCTGCTCGGTTTCTTTACAGGTGTATTGCCGGGCGCAGGTGCCACCATCGCGGCTTTCCTGAGCTACGGTATGGAGCGTAATCTCGCGCCAAAAGAGAAGAAAGAGGAGTTCGGCAAAGGCAGCCTGCGCGGCTTAGTCGCGCCAGAATCGGCCAATAATGCCGCTTCCAGTGGTTCCTTTGTTCCCCTTTTGACGCTGGGTATTCCTGGCTCAGGCACCACCGCCATCATGCTCGGTGCACTCATCGCATACGGTATTCAACCCGGGCCGCGCCTGTTTGTTGACCATCCCGATGTGTTTTGGTCGGTGATCATTTCGATGTACGTTGGCAATATCGTTTTGTTGGTACTAAACCTGCCTTTGATCCCTTACATCTCACGTCTGCTTGCGGTGCCTAAAACCGTATTGCTGCCGATGATCCTGTTTTTCTCGATCACGGGCGTGTATTTGGTGTCGTTCAACACCATGGATGTGTTCGTCATGCTACTGGTGGCCATAGGCGCGATTGCGCTGCGTTTAGCCAACTTCCCGCTGGCGCCACTGCTGCTCGGGTTTATTCTCGGCGGTCTGATGGAAGAAAACCTGCGCCGTGCATTAATGATCTCCGATGGTCAGCTCAGCTTCTTATGGGAACGGCCAATCACGCTGGTGTTTACTCTACTTGCCGTGGTGATGCTCACCAGCCCACTGTGGGTGACTGTGTATCAAAAGCTTAAACCAAGCGGCAACAAAACGGCGCAAACCGCCAAATAA
- a CDS encoding tripartite tricarboxylate transporter TctB family protein: MSDLPTTSLKSNKLFSTELLLSRDRVGALIFLLLCLGYGYQAYQIPLYPGDELEPFTARTLPFALTIIGSLLSLLLLISGQPDSKSGAVVNFNWKLLIAFIVLMALYGLGLTYLGFVLATGFFLMAGFYLLGERRKKVLFGASFPFVIAFYLLLTKGLDVYLEPGVIFTLW, encoded by the coding sequence ATGTCGGACTTACCAACCACTTCACTCAAAAGTAATAAGCTATTCTCGACCGAGTTGTTACTCAGCCGTGACCGCGTTGGCGCGCTGATTTTCTTGCTTCTCTGTCTTGGCTACGGCTATCAAGCCTATCAAATCCCGCTTTATCCGGGCGATGAACTCGAACCCTTCACTGCCCGTACCTTGCCGTTTGCGCTCACCATCATCGGCAGTTTGCTATCGCTGTTGCTGCTGATCTCCGGTCAACCCGACAGTAAAAGTGGCGCTGTGGTGAATTTTAACTGGAAACTGCTGATCGCTTTTATCGTCCTCATGGCGTTATACGGACTTGGCCTCACTTATCTTGGCTTTGTGCTCGCTACCGGTTTTTTCCTGATGGCTGGGTTTTACTTGCTTGGCGAACGTCGCAAAAAGGTCTTATTTGGCGCGTCTTTTCCCTTTGTGATCGCGTTTTATCTGCTGCTCACCAAAGGCTTGGATGTTTACCTTGAACCCGGCGTGATCTTCACCCTGTGGTAA
- a CDS encoding tripartite tricarboxylate transporter substrate binding protein: MFKALKPTLAASIIAATFSLNTFAADIEKIHFLIPGGAGGGWDMTARGTGDVLMKAEIVDNVSYQNLSGGGGGKAIAHLIETAKRQEDTLMVNSTPIVVRSLSGVFPQSFRDLTPVAATVADYGAIVASADSKYNTWEDVVKDFASNPLKVKVAGGSARGSMDHLVAAAAFKGQGFEAKDVRYIAYDAGGKAMAALLSGETQLLSTGLGEVLEMSKAGQVKVLAVTAPKRLEAAPNIPTLTEYNNPTVFANWRGFFAAPGVSQEKIDEWNAALSKMYTTEDWKVVRDRNGWIDNYKADKEFYAFLEEQEKQMGDLMRELGFLK, translated from the coding sequence ATGTTTAAGGCACTCAAACCGACTCTGGCAGCCTCGATCATCGCCGCTACTTTTTCTCTGAACACTTTTGCCGCTGATATTGAGAAGATCCACTTTCTGATCCCAGGTGGTGCAGGCGGCGGCTGGGATATGACCGCACGCGGTACAGGTGATGTACTGATGAAAGCGGAGATTGTCGACAACGTCTCCTACCAAAACCTTTCCGGTGGCGGTGGTGGCAAAGCGATTGCTCACCTGATTGAAACGGCAAAACGCCAAGAAGACACGCTGATGGTCAACTCAACGCCGATCGTTGTTCGCTCGCTCAGCGGCGTGTTTCCGCAATCGTTCCGAGATTTGACTCCTGTCGCGGCCACCGTGGCGGACTACGGCGCCATCGTGGCGTCAGCAGATTCGAAGTACAACACTTGGGAAGATGTGGTGAAAGATTTCGCCTCAAATCCTCTCAAAGTGAAAGTGGCTGGCGGCTCCGCACGGGGCTCCATGGACCACCTTGTTGCCGCCGCTGCGTTTAAAGGCCAAGGTTTTGAAGCAAAAGATGTACGCTACATTGCTTATGATGCTGGTGGTAAAGCGATGGCGGCGCTACTTTCTGGAGAAACTCAGTTGCTCTCAACCGGCCTTGGCGAAGTACTGGAAATGTCTAAAGCTGGCCAAGTCAAGGTGTTAGCGGTGACAGCGCCCAAACGCCTTGAGGCCGCGCCCAACATTCCCACACTGACTGAATACAACAACCCAACCGTCTTTGCCAACTGGCGCGGTTTCTTTGCCGCACCGGGCGTGAGCCAAGAGAAGATCGACGAGTGGAATGCCGCGCTCAGCAAGATGTACACCACCGAAGATTGGAAGGTGGTACGCGATCGCAATGGTTGGATTGACAACTACAAAGCAGACAAAGAGTTCTATGCCTTCCTCGAAGAGCAAGAGAAGCAGATGGGCGACCTGATGCGCGAACTCGGCTTTTTGAAATAA
- a CDS encoding GntR family transcriptional regulator, translating into MNVEERAHLKVPVNEKENTKSETLTELLVEAIINGDMLPGSKISEPELAKHYQVSRGPLREAIMRVEGLGLIERVPHVGARVITFSPEKLIELYAVREALEGMAARLAARYITQEELLSLELLLATHSKHIDEVEGSSYFHQHGDFDFHYRIIKASRNRKLIALLCDELYHLLRMYRYQSPRAQSRPKEALDEHKYILQAIRNRDEELAEMLMRRHISGSRKLIEQHILQD; encoded by the coding sequence ATGAATGTCGAAGAGAGAGCTCACCTTAAAGTGCCAGTAAACGAGAAAGAAAATACCAAGTCAGAGACACTGACGGAGCTGTTGGTTGAAGCCATCATCAACGGCGACATGTTGCCGGGGAGTAAAATCTCCGAGCCGGAGCTGGCAAAGCATTATCAAGTGAGTCGCGGGCCTTTACGTGAAGCGATCATGCGGGTGGAGGGGCTGGGTTTGATTGAACGCGTTCCACATGTTGGCGCGCGCGTGATTACCTTCTCTCCAGAAAAACTGATTGAGCTGTACGCGGTGCGCGAAGCATTGGAGGGCATGGCAGCCCGATTGGCCGCACGTTACATCACTCAAGAAGAGTTGCTGAGTTTGGAGCTGCTGCTTGCGACCCATTCGAAACATATCGACGAAGTGGAAGGATCTTCATACTTCCATCAACACGGTGACTTTGATTTTCACTATCGGATCATCAAAGCGAGTCGCAATCGCAAGCTCATCGCTTTGCTGTGTGACGAGCTCTACCACCTGCTGCGCATGTACCGTTATCAATCACCCAGAGCTCAATCACGACCCAAAGAAGCGTTGGATGAACATAAGTATATTTTGCAGGCGATCCGTAATCGTGATGAAGAACTGGCAGAAATGCTGATGAGACGCCATATTTCAGGCAGTAGGAAACTAATTGAACAACATATTCTGCAAGATTAG
- the prpB gene encoding methylisocitrate lyase produces the protein MNLSPGAKFRLAVQQNDPLQIVGTINPYCAMMAKKLGHQAIYLSGGGIANASYGLPDLGITTLNDVLVDVERITNACDLPLLVDIDTGFGGAFNIARTIKAMEKAGAAAVHMEDQVAQKRCGHRPNKAIVSQQEMVDRVKAAVDARDNPEFVIMARTDALAVEGMDSAIERAIACVEAGADMIFPEAMTELKQYEQFSTALQAATGKHVPILANITEFGQTPLYGGEELAKAKVDMVLYPLSAFRAMNKAAEMVYRHLLEVGNQEALLGQMQTRKELYEYLNYHDYEDKLDQLFSEGK, from the coding sequence ATGAATTTATCCCCCGGGGCGAAGTTTAGACTCGCCGTCCAACAAAACGATCCGCTACAAATTGTCGGCACGATCAACCCATATTGCGCCATGATGGCGAAAAAACTCGGTCATCAGGCGATTTATCTCTCTGGCGGTGGTATCGCTAACGCCTCTTATGGCTTGCCGGATCTCGGCATCACCACACTCAACGATGTGCTGGTGGACGTGGAACGCATCACCAACGCGTGTGATCTGCCTTTATTGGTCGACATCGACACCGGTTTTGGCGGCGCGTTTAACATTGCCCGCACCATCAAGGCGATGGAAAAAGCCGGCGCAGCGGCGGTGCACATGGAAGATCAGGTGGCGCAGAAACGTTGTGGTCACCGTCCAAACAAAGCCATTGTCAGCCAACAAGAGATGGTTGACCGCGTCAAAGCGGCGGTAGATGCGCGAGACAATCCGGAGTTCGTCATCATGGCGCGTACCGATGCGCTGGCGGTGGAAGGTATGGACAGTGCGATTGAACGTGCTATTGCGTGCGTAGAAGCAGGCGCCGACATGATTTTCCCGGAAGCGATGACAGAGCTGAAGCAGTATGAGCAGTTCTCAACGGCGCTACAAGCTGCCACGGGTAAGCATGTGCCGATTCTGGCCAATATCACCGAGTTTGGCCAAACGCCGCTGTACGGCGGTGAAGAACTCGCCAAAGCGAAAGTGGATATGGTGCTTTACCCGCTGAGCGCGTTCCGCGCGATGAACAAAGCGGCCGAGATGGTGTATCGCCATCTACTGGAGGTGGGCAATCAGGAAGCACTACTGGGGCAGATGCAGACGCGCAAAGAGCTGTATGAATACCTCAACTATCATGATTACGAAGACAAGCTGGATCAGCTGTTTTCGGAAGGAAAATAG
- the prpC gene encoding bifunctional 2-methylcitrate synthase/citrate synthase, with protein sequence MPQSLTKKAELGGAGLRGQSAGSTALCTVGKTGTGLTYRGYDITDLANNAQFEEVAHLLLVGHLPTQAELDQYKTRLIGLRGLPQPLKEVLERIPADAHPMDVMRTGCSMLGNLETEHDFSQQLAATERMLALFPAIICYWYRFSHDGVRIDTEDTSEACIGGYFLKMLTDQAPSDLFKQVMHCSLILYAEHEFNASTFTARVCASTLSDIHSCVTGAIGTLRGPLHGGANEAAMEMIENWKTPDEAEQNILRMLENKEKIMGFGHAIYRESDPRNALIKRWSKELSEKVGDTQLYAVSERVEAVMKREKGLFCNADFFHASAYHFMGIPTKLFTPIFVMSRLTGWAAHVYEQRANNRIIRPSADYVGPDHQQWLPIEKRG encoded by the coding sequence ATGCCTCAGTCTTTGACAAAGAAAGCTGAATTAGGCGGAGCAGGTCTGCGTGGCCAAAGCGCTGGAAGCACAGCTTTATGTACGGTTGGTAAAACCGGAACCGGTCTGACGTATCGTGGTTATGACATCACGGATCTGGCTAATAATGCTCAATTTGAAGAAGTAGCACACCTGCTGCTCGTGGGTCATCTGCCTACTCAGGCCGAACTTGATCAATACAAAACCCGTCTGATTGGCCTGCGTGGTCTGCCTCAGCCACTGAAAGAAGTGCTGGAGCGCATTCCTGCCGATGCCCATCCGATGGATGTGATGCGGACGGGTTGTTCAATGCTGGGTAATCTGGAAACTGAACACGATTTTTCACAGCAGCTTGCCGCGACGGAACGCATGCTGGCACTGTTTCCGGCCATCATCTGTTACTGGTATCGCTTTAGCCATGATGGCGTGCGCATTGATACCGAAGACACCAGCGAAGCTTGTATCGGTGGTTATTTCCTGAAAATGCTGACTGACCAGGCGCCAAGCGATCTGTTCAAACAAGTGATGCACTGCTCGTTGATTCTGTACGCAGAGCACGAGTTCAACGCATCCACGTTCACGGCGCGCGTCTGTGCTTCTACGTTGTCTGATATTCACTCGTGCGTGACGGGCGCGATCGGTACGCTGCGCGGTCCGCTGCATGGCGGTGCGAACGAAGCGGCGATGGAGATGATCGAGAACTGGAAAACGCCGGATGAAGCGGAACAAAACATTCTGCGCATGCTGGAAAACAAAGAGAAAATCATGGGCTTTGGTCACGCGATTTACCGTGAGAGCGATCCGCGTAACGCCCTGATCAAACGCTGGTCGAAAGAATTGTCCGAAAAAGTCGGTGACACCCAACTCTATGCTGTTTCTGAGCGCGTTGAAGCGGTAATGAAACGCGAGAAGGGTTTGTTCTGTAACGCCGATTTCTTCCACGCCTCCGCTTATCACTTCATGGGTATTCCAACCAAACTCTTCACGCCAATTTTCGTGATGAGCCGTTTGACTGGCTGGGCTGCCCATGTGTACGAGCAGCGTGCGAACAACCGCATCATTCGTCCAAGTGCTGACTATGTTGGTCCGGATCATCAGCAATGGTTGCCGATTGAAAAACGCGGCTAA